From Candidatus Manganitrophus morganii, the proteins below share one genomic window:
- a CDS encoding chemotaxis response regulator protein-glutamate methylesterase — translation MFEPIRVMIIDDSSVVRRAVTEALSHDPDISIVGTASNGKIALQRIAQWSPEVLILDLEMPEADGFELLRALRVDFPKIRTIMFSSATQRGAVQTIEALSLGASDYVAKPTTTHPGGYSEAVRQVAAELIPKIKQFRPHPAWTKPLQKGAKQVEELTVERVLRSTPQTVGIVAIGVSTGGPAALSKLIPELSKDFPVPIVIVQHMPPVFTRMLAERLQQGNGVKVVEGVDGMILEPGTAYIAPGNYHMAVRQKEGRVFLAMNQEPPVNYCRPSVDVLFRSVAEVYREETLGIIMTGMGQDGLNGIRAMKSKGAIIFAQDQASSVVWGMPSFVVREGLADCVLPLDEMRGAIEDCVMKRMRA, via the coding sequence ATGTTTGAGCCGATCCGGGTCATGATCATCGACGATTCCTCCGTGGTTCGGCGCGCCGTGACGGAGGCCCTGTCTCATGATCCGGATATTTCGATCGTTGGGACCGCCTCCAATGGGAAAATCGCCCTGCAGCGGATCGCTCAATGGAGTCCGGAGGTGTTGATTCTCGATCTGGAGATGCCCGAGGCGGATGGATTTGAACTCTTACGGGCGCTGCGGGTCGATTTCCCGAAGATCAGAACGATCATGTTCAGCAGCGCGACGCAACGCGGGGCGGTCCAGACGATTGAAGCCCTCTCGCTGGGAGCGAGCGACTATGTCGCAAAACCGACCACGACCCATCCGGGCGGGTATAGCGAGGCGGTCAGACAAGTCGCGGCGGAGCTGATCCCCAAGATCAAGCAGTTCCGGCCGCATCCCGCCTGGACGAAGCCGCTCCAAAAAGGGGCGAAGCAGGTCGAGGAGCTTACTGTCGAACGGGTCTTGAGGTCGACGCCTCAAACCGTCGGGATCGTCGCCATCGGCGTTTCCACGGGAGGGCCTGCGGCGCTCTCTAAATTGATCCCCGAATTGTCGAAAGACTTTCCGGTTCCGATCGTCATCGTCCAGCATATGCCGCCGGTTTTTACCCGCATGCTGGCGGAGCGGCTCCAGCAGGGGAATGGAGTGAAGGTCGTGGAGGGGGTAGATGGTATGATCCTGGAGCCGGGAACGGCCTATATCGCCCCGGGCAACTATCACATGGCGGTTCGTCAGAAAGAGGGAAGGGTTTTCCTGGCAATGAACCAGGAGCCGCCTGTCAATTATTGTCGCCCTTCGGTCGATGTCCTCTTCCGGTCGGTGGCCGAAGTCTACCGGGAGGAGACGCTCGGGATTATCATGACCGGGATGGGGCAGGACGGTTTAAACGGCATCCGGGCGATGAAGAGCAAGGGAGCGATCATTTTTGCGCAGGACCAGGCGAGCAGCGTGGTTTGGGGAATGCCGTCGTTTGTGGTGCGGGAGGGATTGGCGGATTGTGTTCTTCCCCTTGATGAGATGAGGGGAGCAATCGAGGATTGCGTGATGAAAAGGATGCGGGCCTGA
- a CDS encoding response regulator, which yields MKMLVVDDSAAMRSLLRQMIKKMGHSVTEAVNGKEALEQLNVHPDIGLILLDWNMPEMDGMQLLDALGVKRLNKRPRIIIVSTECEMGKIVQAMERGADEYIMKPFTQEILEEKLSILGIARD from the coding sequence ATGAAGATGCTCGTTGTTGATGATTCCGCTGCAATGCGAAGTCTCTTACGGCAGATGATTAAAAAAATGGGGCATTCCGTGACCGAGGCGGTCAACGGCAAGGAGGCGCTGGAGCAGCTGAACGTCCATCCGGATATCGGGCTGATTCTGCTCGATTGGAATATGCCGGAGATGGATGGAATGCAGTTGCTCGACGCGCTCGGAGTGAAAAGGCTGAACAAACGTCCCCGCATTATTATCGTTTCCACGGAATGCGAAATGGGGAAAATCGTCCAGGCGATGGAGCGGGGCGCGGACGAATATATCATGAAGCCGTTTACACAAGAGATTCTCGAAGAGAAATTGTCTATTTTAGGAATTGCGCGTGATTGA
- a CDS encoding methyl-accepting chemotaxis protein has product MLDFFRTWDLRKKLLAWFLIVSMAPMILMTAANLFFSTRNLRQEMGERLAANRKGVEIELRREEKRLVNQAERHAAQSLLLQALASGSREVIRPQMAQLLGFSESDLLGIYNEQGIPFWIVQKTKAVQAGSIESGSSSASLVGKMEERTGDSLLGEVMEQLHAEGHAVEWNVMEHGIEVSVYKALQFLERPIGFLREGVFLDQGFVEGIKHRVGLEAALVDGEGRKIASTLSHFDRVAMKEAVAAPIEGKVGEEEYLYMVVSLKGKKGKTEGGVVLLQPLNLLLSSRREMTFFALLLFGGVSVIVVLVSLRTARSISRPLYQIMEVLKRAEQQGDLTERIEIKSRDEIGELGRWFNTFSEKFSGIIFRVKESTRSLALSSEELAASSQQMGSNSEQTERLASTVSSASEQTSRNVQAVATAAEEMTATLKEISQNVVKATRITSEAVQVARETNQTISKLGESSAEIGKVIKVITSIAEQTNLLALNAAIEAARAGEAGRGFAVVANEVKDLAKKTARATEEIGQKIGVIQTDTKEAVSAIGEITGIITQINEIATTIAGAIEEQTATTNEISRSVMEAARGTGEVTESIDGVVSAAKGTAEGAAAILAASKRLAQMGAELMAMVSQFHVEADRIGPGDPKGAFRIQEERKSLLMTQNVEPV; this is encoded by the coding sequence ATGCTCGATTTCTTCCGAACATGGGATCTTCGGAAAAAACTCCTCGCGTGGTTTTTGATCGTCTCGATGGCGCCGATGATCCTCATGACAGCGGCCAACCTTTTTTTCTCCACAAGGAACCTCCGCCAGGAGATGGGAGAGCGGCTGGCGGCAAACCGCAAAGGGGTCGAGATCGAACTTCGGAGAGAGGAGAAACGACTCGTAAATCAAGCCGAACGGCATGCCGCGCAGTCGTTGCTGCTCCAGGCGCTCGCCTCCGGCAGCCGGGAGGTGATCAGACCACAGATGGCGCAGCTTCTCGGATTTTCCGAATCGGACCTGCTGGGAATTTATAATGAACAAGGGATTCCATTCTGGATCGTTCAAAAAACGAAGGCCGTGCAGGCCGGTTCGATTGAGTCGGGTTCCTCTTCCGCTTCGCTCGTCGGGAAGATGGAGGAGCGAACGGGGGACTCGCTTCTGGGCGAAGTCATGGAGCAGCTTCATGCGGAGGGTCATGCGGTCGAATGGAATGTGATGGAACACGGGATCGAAGTCTCGGTTTATAAAGCGCTTCAGTTTCTAGAACGCCCGATCGGGTTCTTGAGGGAAGGGGTATTTCTGGATCAGGGCTTCGTAGAGGGGATCAAACATCGGGTCGGGTTGGAGGCCGCCCTCGTGGATGGTGAGGGGAGGAAAATCGCTTCGACGTTATCTCATTTCGACCGCGTCGCCATGAAGGAGGCCGTCGCGGCGCCGATCGAAGGGAAAGTGGGTGAAGAGGAATACCTCTATATGGTCGTTTCATTAAAGGGGAAAAAGGGGAAGACGGAAGGGGGAGTCGTTCTTCTCCAACCGCTCAATTTGTTGCTCTCCAGCCGACGAGAAATGACCTTTTTCGCCTTGCTCCTCTTCGGCGGGGTCAGTGTCATTGTCGTCCTGGTGAGCCTTCGGACGGCCCGATCGATCAGCCGGCCGCTTTATCAAATTATGGAGGTGTTAAAGCGGGCGGAACAACAAGGGGACCTGACAGAGCGGATCGAGATTAAAAGCCGCGATGAGATCGGCGAGCTTGGACGTTGGTTTAACACCTTTTCGGAAAAATTCTCGGGGATCATCTTCCGGGTCAAAGAATCGACCCGTTCCCTGGCGCTCTCTTCGGAGGAGTTGGCGGCTTCGAGCCAGCAGATGGGCTCGAACTCCGAGCAGACGGAGCGGCTGGCGAGCACGGTCTCCTCGGCGAGCGAGCAGACCAGCCGCAACGTGCAGGCGGTTGCCACCGCGGCGGAAGAAATGACGGCGACGTTGAAAGAGATCTCCCAAAACGTGGTGAAAGCGACCCGGATCACCTCAGAAGCGGTGCAGGTGGCGCGGGAGACCAACCAGACGATCAGCAAGCTCGGGGAGAGCAGCGCGGAGATCGGCAAAGTCATCAAAGTGATCACATCGATTGCCGAGCAGACGAACTTATTGGCATTGAACGCGGCGATCGAAGCGGCGCGGGCGGGAGAAGCAGGGAGAGGTTTTGCGGTGGTGGCTAATGAGGTCAAAGATCTGGCGAAGAAGACGGCGAGAGCGACCGAGGAGATCGGGCAGAAGATCGGCGTGATCCAGACCGACACCAAAGAGGCGGTCTCCGCGATCGGAGAGATCACCGGGATCATCACCCAGATCAACGAGATCGCCACCACGATCGCGGGAGCGATCGAAGAGCAGACGGCGACGACCAACGAGATCAGCCGCTCGGTGATGGAGGCGGCCCGGGGGACCGGGGAGGTCACCGAGAGCATCGATGGGGTCGTTTCCGCGGCCAAAGGGACCGCTGAGGGGGCGGCCGCCATCCTCGCCGCCTCGAAGCGGCTGGCCCAGATGGGCGCCGAATTAATGGCAATGGTCAGTCAATTCCACGTTGAGGCCGACAGAATCGGCCCAGGCGATCCGAAAGGGGCATTCCGCATTCAAGAAGAGAGGAAATCGCTATTGATGACTCAAAACGTCGAGCCGGTCTAG
- a CDS encoding methyl-accepting chemotaxis protein, whose translation MTIQEQMLGLGFLGLFLALVIGGFGFWGITRVTGAMNRMGVSVTALRYHLTADMMHDALKGDVQAAMIAAGGANAVKKQEILKELSGHASLFREQLTKIEALPLQGKVKEELQEIYPALNAYINSGEEVAGMVLDGELEAVARFEGFIDAFKKLEVEMAHLSGLIEEDMKVSQGEADRANRVSRATIIAISLVGFLVLSVISLTNAAAIARALKQVSEVAAEVAAGNLTVRNEVARGDEIGHLAGTFNRMAEHLRELVFKIQSGARQIASTSEDLFSSSQRLSSNSEETKRLASTVSSASEQTNRNVQSVATAAEEMTATLKEISGNVTMATRITSEAVQVARETNQTISKLGESSAEIGKVIKVITSIAEQTNLLALNAAIEAARAGEAGRGFAVVANEVKDLAKKTARATEEIGQKIGVIQTDTKEAVSAIGEITGIITQINEIATTIAGAIEEQTATTNEISRSVMEAARGTGEVTESIDGVVSASKGTTEGAENVLVASQKLSEMGADLMVLVSKFQINDAQRRKKETKPVSGSQVKAGARLTETG comes from the coding sequence ATGACAATCCAAGAACAAATGTTGGGGCTTGGCTTTCTCGGATTGTTTCTGGCGCTTGTCATCGGAGGATTCGGTTTTTGGGGAATCACGCGGGTGACCGGGGCGATGAACCGAATGGGAGTCAGCGTGACGGCGTTACGCTACCATTTGACCGCCGACATGATGCACGATGCTTTAAAGGGAGATGTCCAAGCGGCCATGATTGCCGCAGGGGGCGCAAACGCCGTGAAGAAGCAGGAGATCTTGAAAGAACTCTCCGGTCATGCCTCCCTCTTCCGAGAACAGTTGACGAAAATCGAGGCGCTTCCGCTCCAAGGAAAGGTAAAGGAGGAACTTCAGGAGATTTATCCGGCCCTGAACGCCTACATCAATAGTGGGGAGGAAGTGGCCGGAATGGTTCTCGACGGCGAGCTCGAAGCGGTCGCCCGGTTCGAGGGATTTATCGATGCCTTCAAGAAATTGGAGGTGGAGATGGCGCATTTAAGTGGTCTGATCGAGGAAGATATGAAGGTGTCCCAAGGGGAAGCCGATCGGGCGAACCGCGTCTCCAGGGCGACGATCATCGCCATCTCCCTCGTCGGGTTTTTGGTTTTGTCGGTCATTTCTCTTACGAACGCCGCAGCCATCGCCCGGGCGCTCAAACAGGTCTCGGAAGTGGCGGCGGAGGTGGCGGCGGGGAACCTCACGGTACGAAATGAGGTGGCCCGCGGGGATGAGATCGGCCATTTGGCAGGAACATTCAACCGTATGGCCGAACATCTTCGAGAGTTGGTCTTTAAGATCCAAAGCGGCGCTCGACAGATCGCCTCGACATCGGAAGATCTCTTTTCTTCAAGCCAGCGGTTGAGTTCCAACTCCGAAGAGACCAAGCGGCTGGCGAGCACCGTCTCTTCGGCGAGCGAGCAGACCAACCGCAACGTGCAGTCGGTCGCCACCGCCGCCGAGGAGATGACCGCCACCCTCAAAGAGATTTCCGGGAATGTCACCATGGCCACCCGGATCACCTCAGAAGCGGTGCAGGTGGCGCGGGAGACCAACCAGACGATCAGCAAGCTCGGGGAGAGCAGCGCGGAGATCGGCAAAGTCATCAAAGTGATCACATCGATTGCCGAGCAGACGAACTTATTGGCATTGAACGCGGCGATCGAAGCGGCGCGGGCGGGAGAAGCAGGGAGAGGTTTTGCGGTGGTGGCTAATGAGGTCAAAGATCTGGCGAAGAAGACGGCGAGAGCGACCGAGGAGATCGGGCAGAAGATCGGCGTGATCCAGACCGACACCAAAGAGGCGGTCTCCGCGATCGGAGAGATCACCGGGATCATCACCCAGATCAACGAGATCGCCACCACGATCGCGGGAGCGATCGAAGAGCAGACGGCGACGACCAACGAGATCAGCCGCTCGGTGATGGAGGCGGCCCGGGGGACCGGGGAGGTCACCGAGAGCATCGATGGGGTGGTTTCCGCGTCCAAGGGAACAACGGAAGGAGCGGAGAATGTCTTAGTCGCCTCTCAAAAGTTGTCGGAGATGGGGGCCGATTTGATGGTCCTCGTCAGCAAGTTTCAAATCAACGATGCGCAAAGGCGAAAGAAAGAGACAAAACCGGTATCCGGATCTCAGGTGAAGGCGGGCGCGCGGCTGACTGAAACAGGTTAG
- a CDS encoding methyl-accepting chemotaxis protein gives MTPEEKVSVQVEKIQQRALPHFCEQLNKNYREIDRLFGMLMIFQWFVGLVFAVFVFPNQWPKETLQGQHPLLLALFLGGILTGFPVFLAFTKPGALLTRHVIAVSQMLMGALLIHLSGGRIETHFHVFGSLAFIAFYRDWSLLLSGTAIVAADHLIRGIFFPQSVFGMHDASQWRWLEHAAWVVFEDVILVMSCFRGQQEMRLVAERQAELEEIMENVRGEVLGRMVDLNKQSEELAASSQQMGSNSEQTERLASTVSSASEQTSRNVQAVATAAEEMTATLKEISQNVVKATRITSEAVQVARETNQTISKLGESSAEIGKVIKVITSIAEQTNLLALNAAIEAARAGEAGRGFAVVANEVKDLAKKTARATEEIGQKIGVIQTDTKEAVSAIGEITGIITQINEIATTIAGAIEEQTATTNEISRSVMEAARGTGEVTESIDGVVIAAKGTAEGATTILDASQRLAKMSSDLMSLVGKFQMKREEAHPEMDRMGNRPRSSVIRRVEAVSS, from the coding sequence ATGACACCAGAAGAGAAAGTTTCGGTTCAGGTCGAAAAAATTCAGCAAAGGGCCTTGCCCCATTTTTGTGAGCAATTGAATAAAAATTATCGAGAGATCGATCGCCTTTTCGGGATGCTGATGATCTTTCAGTGGTTTGTGGGGCTTGTGTTTGCCGTTTTTGTTTTTCCCAATCAGTGGCCGAAAGAAACCCTTCAGGGGCAGCATCCGTTGCTGCTGGCTCTCTTTTTAGGGGGCATTCTTACCGGGTTTCCAGTCTTTTTGGCTTTTACCAAGCCGGGCGCTCTGTTGACCCGCCATGTCATCGCGGTATCGCAGATGCTCATGGGGGCGTTGCTGATCCATCTCTCCGGGGGGAGAATCGAGACGCATTTTCATGTCTTCGGCTCTCTTGCTTTTATTGCTTTTTATCGGGACTGGTCGCTCCTTCTCTCCGGAACGGCGATCGTTGCGGCCGATCACCTGATCCGGGGGATTTTTTTTCCTCAGTCTGTTTTCGGGATGCACGATGCAAGTCAATGGCGTTGGCTGGAACACGCGGCCTGGGTGGTTTTTGAAGATGTGATCCTCGTGATGTCCTGTTTTCGCGGTCAACAGGAGATGCGGCTGGTCGCGGAAAGGCAGGCCGAGTTGGAGGAGATCATGGAGAATGTTCGGGGAGAGGTGTTGGGCCGCATGGTGGACCTGAACAAACAGTCGGAGGAGTTGGCGGCTTCGAGCCAGCAGATGGGCTCGAACTCCGAGCAGACGGAGCGGCTGGCGAGCACGGTCTCCTCGGCGAGCGAGCAGACCAGCCGCAACGTGCAGGCGGTTGCCACCGCGGCGGAAGAAATGACGGCGACGTTGAAAGAGATCTCCCAAAACGTGGTGAAAGCGACCCGGATCACCTCAGAAGCGGTGCAGGTGGCGCGGGAGACCAACCAGACGATCAGCAAGCTCGGGGAGAGCAGCGCGGAGATCGGCAAAGTCATCAAAGTGATCACATCGATTGCCGAGCAGACGAACTTATTGGCATTGAACGCGGCGATCGAAGCGGCGCGGGCGGGAGAAGCAGGGAGAGGTTTTGCGGTGGTGGCTAATGAGGTCAAAGATCTGGCGAAGAAGACGGCGAGAGCGACCGAGGAGATCGGGCAGAAGATCGGCGTGATCCAGACCGACACCAAAGAGGCGGTCTCCGCGATCGGAGAGATCACCGGGATCATCACCCAGATCAACGAGATCGCCACCACGATCGCGGGAGCGATCGAAGAGCAGACGGCGACGACCAACGAGATCAGCCGCTCGGTGATGGAGGCGGCCCGGGGGACCGGGGAGGTCACCGAGAGCATCGATGGGGTGGTGATCGCGGCCAAAGGGACCGCTGAGGGGGCAACCACCATTTTAGATGCCTCTCAAAGGCTTGCCAAAATGAGCAGCGACCTCATGTCGCTGGTCGGCAAATTCCAAATGAAGCGAGAAGAGGCTCATCCGGAAATGGATCGGATGGGGAATCGCCCTCGCTCGTCGGTGATACGCCGGGTGGAAGCAGTTTCATCATGA
- a CDS encoding methyl-accepting chemotaxis protein, translating into MNSSIKEISQNTREAAEVGTRAVNLAEETYATIGKLGESSTQIGDVIKVITAIAQQTNLLSLNAAIEAARAGEAGKGFVVVANEVKDLARKTGKATEEIGQKIESIQTDTKEAVAAINQIRAIISQMNGIQTSIAGSVEQQTVTTTGISQSVSEAAKGSAEIAQNTVGMANTAKGTSAGAGGTRKAAEDLARMATQLKQIIGRFQYE; encoded by the coding sequence ATGAACAGCAGCATCAAAGAGATCTCTCAAAATACGCGGGAGGCGGCCGAGGTCGGAACCCGGGCGGTCAATCTTGCCGAGGAGACCTACGCCACGATTGGAAAGTTGGGGGAGAGCAGCACCCAGATCGGGGATGTGATCAAAGTGATCACCGCCATCGCCCAGCAGACGAACCTCCTCTCCCTCAACGCGGCGATCGAGGCGGCCCGCGCCGGAGAGGCGGGGAAAGGTTTCGTCGTGGTCGCGAACGAGGTCAAGGACCTTGCCAGGAAAACCGGCAAGGCGACCGAGGAGATCGGCCAGAAGATCGAATCGATTCAGACCGATACCAAAGAGGCCGTGGCGGCCATCAATCAGATCAGAGCCATCATCAGTCAAATGAACGGCATTCAAACTTCCATCGCCGGTTCGGTGGAGCAGCAGACCGTCACCACCACCGGGATCAGCCAGAGTGTGTCGGAAGCCGCGAAAGGAAGTGCCGAGATCGCGCAGAACACGGTCGGTATGGCGAACACGGCCAAAGGGACGTCGGCGGGAGCCGGCGGCACCCGAAAAGCGGCCGAAGATCTGGCGCGAATGGCGACCCAGCTCAAACAGATCATCGGACGGTTTCAATATGAGTAG
- a CDS encoding chemotaxis protein CheW, with protein MSEEQFDTGSEAFRRIGPRRTVKAGSPEGVERRAAKADRRHDQNRMYATFFIEDHFFGVEVERVQEIFATQEITPVPLAPPVIAGLINLRGEIVTALELRNRLGFPPRPAGMEAMSVVIRTAEGAVNLLVDQIGDVIEVTPALFERPPETVDPQLALVLDGVYKLDDRIFLALNTEEVIKGAGASAKEILSKQSTGA; from the coding sequence ATGTCCGAAGAACAATTTGATACCGGTTCGGAAGCATTCCGCCGCATCGGGCCGCGGCGAACGGTAAAAGCGGGATCGCCGGAGGGCGTCGAGCGCCGGGCCGCCAAGGCCGACCGGCGCCATGACCAAAACCGGATGTATGCCACCTTTTTTATCGAAGACCATTTCTTTGGGGTCGAAGTGGAGCGGGTCCAAGAAATTTTTGCGACCCAGGAGATCACCCCGGTCCCCCTGGCGCCGCCGGTCATTGCCGGATTGATCAACCTTCGCGGTGAGATTGTGACGGCGCTGGAATTGAGAAACCGCCTCGGTTTTCCTCCGCGTCCAGCCGGGATGGAAGCGATGAGTGTCGTCATTCGGACGGCGGAGGGGGCGGTCAATCTCCTGGTCGATCAGATCGGCGACGTGATCGAGGTAACGCCGGCCCTCTTCGAGCGTCCTCCGGAGACGGTCGACCCCCAGCTCGCTTTGGTGCTCGACGGCGTCTATAAGCTGGACGACCGGATTTTTCTAGCCTTAAATACCGAGGAGGTCATCAAAGGGGCGGGCGCATCAGCCAAGGAAATTCTGTCTAAGCAATCAACAGGAGCATAA
- a CDS encoding chemotaxis protein CheW — MDEQESILREFLVECAEGIERLDQEFVALEKEPTNGALLASIFRTIHTIKGTCGFLGLPKLENVAHGAENILVRMRDKKMIVTPDGIDLLLEAVDAIKEILAHIGSTLQEPDRSYEAIRQKLDAFLVGNPGVAAPPAELTPPHEGGKEAPSSSKSLSAADSTIRVDVGLLDKLMNLVSELVLVRNQLLQRVRERDNAVDAGIAQRMNLITTQLQESVTRTRMQPIRNVWNQFPRVVRDLAHANGKEVELVMEGAETELDKTLLEAIKDPLTHIVRNAIDHGIETGEIRRSRGKNPKGTLFLNAYHEGGQINIEIRDDGGGIDGEKVRRKAIEKGLITAEAAAGLTESETLNLIFLPGLSTADKVTNVSGRGVGMDVVRNNIEKISGAIEIESRLEQGTLLKLRIPLTLAIIPALMVRCGRELFAIPQANLIELVRIDVEAGERIETIHGAEFYRLRGELLPLIRLGRVLRLQKRPSAENAGEGAGAEETNVIVLGAGGQSFGLVVDEVSDREEIVVKPLSRHLKGLNVFAGATILGDGTVALILDASGIAEAGGLHQMSAGSELKAEEKVETVEQATQETLLLFSLSGQDRYAIPLKLVTRLEEFKTSAVEHAAGREVVQYRGDLLPLIRLDRVIGNGSTGAGETLPAILFSRNKKSVGLVVGQILDTVQEEVILHPAPAGKIGVRGSLVIQGLTTDLLDMEQIIESVAPGWLEKEAHV, encoded by the coding sequence ATGGATGAGCAGGAGAGCATCTTAAGAGAGTTTTTAGTGGAGTGCGCGGAAGGGATCGAGCGGCTCGATCAGGAGTTCGTCGCCTTGGAAAAGGAGCCGACGAACGGGGCCCTCCTCGCGAGCATCTTCCGGACGATTCATACCATCAAGGGAACCTGCGGTTTTCTGGGACTGCCCAAGCTTGAGAATGTGGCGCACGGCGCCGAGAACATCCTGGTACGGATGCGGGATAAGAAAATGATCGTTACCCCGGATGGGATCGACCTCCTGCTGGAGGCGGTTGATGCGATCAAAGAGATACTGGCCCACATCGGTTCGACCTTACAGGAGCCGGATCGGAGTTATGAGGCGATACGGCAGAAGCTGGATGCCTTCCTGGTCGGAAATCCGGGCGTCGCCGCGCCGCCCGCGGAGCTCACTCCGCCCCACGAGGGGGGAAAAGAAGCCCCTTCCTCTTCCAAGTCTCTTTCCGCGGCCGACTCGACGATCCGGGTGGACGTCGGGCTCCTCGATAAATTGATGAACCTCGTGAGTGAATTGGTCTTGGTTCGAAATCAACTTCTTCAGCGGGTGCGTGAGCGGGACAATGCGGTCGACGCCGGGATCGCTCAGCGGATGAATCTGATCACGACCCAGCTTCAGGAAAGCGTGACCCGCACCCGGATGCAGCCGATTCGAAATGTCTGGAACCAGTTTCCCCGCGTCGTTCGTGATTTGGCGCACGCCAACGGGAAAGAGGTGGAACTGGTGATGGAGGGGGCCGAGACGGAGCTCGATAAAACCCTTCTGGAGGCGATTAAGGACCCCCTGACCCATATCGTCCGAAATGCAATCGATCACGGCATCGAGACCGGGGAGATCCGGAGATCGCGCGGGAAAAATCCGAAGGGAACCCTTTTCTTAAATGCGTATCACGAGGGGGGGCAGATCAACATCGAGATACGCGACGACGGCGGCGGGATCGACGGAGAGAAGGTCAGACGGAAGGCGATCGAGAAGGGGCTGATCACGGCCGAGGCGGCGGCCGGCCTCACCGAATCCGAAACCCTGAACCTGATCTTTCTTCCGGGGCTCTCCACGGCCGACAAGGTGACGAATGTTTCCGGGCGCGGGGTCGGGATGGACGTGGTGCGCAACAACATCGAAAAGATCAGCGGCGCCATCGAGATCGAGAGCCGGCTTGAGCAGGGAACGCTGCTGAAGCTGAGAATTCCCCTCACCCTCGCGATCATCCCCGCCCTGATGGTCCGCTGCGGTCGGGAACTGTTCGCCATCCCCCAGGCGAATCTGATCGAGCTGGTCCGTATCGATGTCGAGGCCGGCGAGCGGATCGAGACGATCCACGGCGCCGAGTTCTACCGGCTTCGCGGCGAACTTCTTCCGCTCATCCGTCTCGGTCGCGTTCTTCGGTTACAAAAGAGGCCGTCTGCGGAGAATGCCGGAGAGGGCGCCGGGGCCGAGGAGACGAACGTGATCGTCTTGGGGGCGGGGGGCCAATCGTTTGGGTTGGTGGTCGATGAAGTGAGCGATCGGGAAGAAATTGTCGTCAAGCCGCTCAGCCGCCACCTGAAAGGGCTGAACGTCTTTGCAGGCGCCACGATCCTCGGCGACGGAACCGTGGCGCTGATCCTCGATGCGTCGGGAATCGCCGAAGCGGGAGGGCTCCACCAAATGTCGGCCGGCTCCGAACTCAAAGCCGAAGAAAAGGTTGAGACGGTCGAGCAGGCGACGCAAGAGACCCTTTTGCTCTTTTCTCTTTCCGGCCAAGATCGGTATGCCATTCCGTTGAAGCTCGTGACACGATTGGAAGAGTTTAAAACGTCGGCGGTCGAACATGCCGCCGGACGGGAGGTGGTTCAATATCGAGGCGATCTGTTGCCGTTGATCCGCCTCGATCGGGTGATCGGGAACGGCTCGACCGGAGCGGGGGAGACCCTTCCCGCAATTCTCTTTTCGAGAAACAAAAAGAGCGTCGGCCTGGTGGTCGGCCAGATTTTGGATACGGTTCAGGAAGAGGTCATTCTTCATCCGGCGCCGGCCGGAAAGATCGGCGTTCGCGGATCGCTGGTCATTCAAGGCCTCACCACCGATCTTCTCGACATGGAACAGATCATCGAGAGTGTGGCGCCGGGATGGTTGGAGAAGGAAGCGCATGTCTGA